The proteins below are encoded in one region of Fibrobacter sp.:
- a CDS encoding SufD family Fe-S cluster assembly protein: protein MDAISRIKQIGMPRRNNELWTFFPVTKIPMPEFPETCNDTADYSDEDDFAALLPIAFNARTMKQDIADGANEMAMLKCNNDFGHTVLDIGKNATASLEILDNKVAHEICAERFDIYEGENASVHIFFANPADGVPLRFRHFRIVQEAGSKVYFSEIERGTGIKRTSLDAFLKGSGARLEIRSLNVLNGDDSVHHRITIRHEAPETESVQFARNLLNGKSNASYDGSVVAGANCSKVFSSQLVNTILLSEGSSVSVKPVLKIYHDDVECTHGNTCGELDAEQLFYLTSRGIPVEKARELLTQAFAKELFMPMSDSPAKERLEQVVSKL, encoded by the coding sequence ATGGACGCTATTTCCCGCATCAAGCAAATCGGCATGCCCCGCCGCAACAACGAGTTGTGGACGTTTTTCCCCGTGACAAAAATTCCTATGCCGGAATTCCCCGAAACCTGCAACGATACCGCAGACTATTCCGACGAAGACGACTTTGCGGCACTCCTGCCCATAGCGTTTAATGCGCGGACCATGAAGCAGGATATTGCCGACGGTGCAAACGAAATGGCCATGCTCAAGTGCAACAACGACTTTGGCCATACCGTGCTGGACATCGGCAAGAACGCAACGGCCAGCCTCGAGATTCTCGACAACAAGGTGGCCCACGAAATCTGCGCCGAACGGTTCGACATCTACGAAGGCGAAAACGCTTCCGTCCACATTTTCTTTGCAAACCCTGCCGACGGCGTGCCCCTGAGGTTCCGCCATTTCCGAATCGTGCAGGAGGCGGGTTCGAAAGTCTATTTCTCCGAAATCGAGCGGGGCACGGGAATCAAGCGCACCAGCCTGGACGCCTTCTTGAAAGGTAGCGGTGCCCGACTAGAAATCCGCTCCCTGAACGTACTCAATGGAGACGATTCCGTACACCACCGCATCACCATCAGGCACGAAGCGCCCGAAACGGAAAGCGTCCAGTTCGCGAGGAACCTGCTGAACGGAAAGTCCAATGCCAGCTACGACGGTAGCGTGGTGGCGGGCGCAAACTGCTCCAAGGTGTTTTCGTCCCAGCTGGTGAACACCATCCTCCTTTCCGAAGGCAGTTCCGTGTCCGTAAAGCCAGTGCTGAAAATCTACCACGACGACGTGGAATGTACCCACGGGAACACCTGCGGAGAACTGGATGCCGAACAGCTCTTCTACCTGACCAGCAGGGGAATACCCGTCGAAAAGGCCAGGGAACTCCTGACCCAGGCATTTGCGAAGGAACTGTTCATGCCCATGTCCGACTCCCCCGCCAAGGAACGCCTGGAACAGGTTGTGTCAAAACTGTAA
- a CDS encoding acyl-CoA thioesterase, whose translation MEKAPKTVKESATVTHDIVHPGDSNSYGIAFGGYLMGLLDKAACIAARRHCEGRVTTVGIDGVRFFRPAEVGMILNIKASINRVFNSSMEIGVKVTGTPLEQTETYDICHAYMTFAALDSKGKPTGIAQVIPKTDEEKRRFEEALARRESRKQLKSLFTRANTSPEKP comes from the coding sequence ATGGAAAAAGCACCCAAGACTGTCAAAGAATCCGCCACCGTCACCCACGACATCGTCCACCCGGGCGACTCCAATTCTTACGGAATCGCCTTCGGGGGCTACCTGATGGGGCTTCTGGACAAGGCGGCCTGCATTGCCGCCCGCAGGCACTGCGAAGGCCGCGTGACTACCGTAGGTATCGACGGTGTCCGCTTTTTTAGACCTGCAGAAGTGGGCATGATTCTCAATATCAAGGCCTCCATCAACCGGGTGTTCAATTCTTCCATGGAAATCGGCGTCAAGGTGACGGGTACCCCCCTGGAGCAGACAGAGACCTACGATATCTGCCACGCCTACATGACCTTTGCCGCCCTGGACAGCAAGGGCAAGCCCACCGGCATCGCCCAGGTAATCCCCAAAACCGACGAAGAAAAGCGCCGTTTCGAAGAGGCCCTCGCCCGCCGGGAATCCCGCAAGCAGTTGAAGAGCCTGTTTACAAGAGCAAACACCTCTCCCGAAAAACCCTAG
- a CDS encoding LytR C-terminal domain-containing protein: protein MFFRTHFSFFAVVAVVATSLCLCGCKEEKVVEEKQPVRHYKGDIEVLNSCGMQGAAAKMRAYLRENGFDVVSYRNDRLQNYDETILVLRNPEWEGAKALAKALKTENVMTVFSKRAVVDASVYIGKDFEQIIKPDQGETDDN, encoded by the coding sequence ATGTTTTTTCGCACTCATTTTTCTTTCTTTGCGGTGGTTGCAGTCGTTGCTACCTCGTTATGCCTATGCGGCTGCAAAGAAGAAAAAGTCGTAGAAGAAAAACAACCCGTCCGCCACTACAAGGGCGATATCGAGGTGTTGAACAGTTGCGGTATGCAAGGTGCTGCCGCCAAGATGCGGGCCTATCTGCGGGAAAACGGCTTTGACGTGGTGAGCTACCGCAACGACCGCCTGCAGAATTACGACGAGACCATCCTGGTGCTCCGCAACCCCGAGTGGGAAGGCGCAAAGGCTCTTGCCAAAGCGCTCAAGACCGAAAACGTAATGACCGTTTTTAGCAAGCGGGCCGTAGTGGACGCCTCTGTCTATATCGGAAAAGATTTTGAACAAATAATAAAACCCGACCAGGGAGAAACAGATGACAACTAA
- the sufC gene encoding Fe-S cluster assembly ATPase SufC produces MLSIKDLKASIEDGTQILKGINLEVKAGEVHAIMGPNGSGKSTLSKVIAGHPAYHVDGGSVTLDGKDLLQMEINERANSGLFISTQYPTEIPGVNNVEFLKMALNSKRAFLGLPEIGEAEFKKLIDEKMELLEMDERYRDRGVNEGYSGGEKKRNEILQMAILDPKVSLLDETDSGLDIDALRIVAGGINHIMGPDKAVILVTHYQRLLDYIKPNFVHVLRHGKIILSGGPELALELEEKGYDWIEEK; encoded by the coding sequence ATGTTATCCATTAAAGACTTAAAGGCAAGCATCGAAGACGGAACCCAGATTCTGAAAGGAATCAATCTGGAAGTCAAGGCGGGAGAAGTCCACGCCATCATGGGCCCAAACGGCTCCGGTAAAAGCACCCTCTCCAAGGTCATCGCCGGTCACCCCGCCTATCACGTAGATGGCGGTTCCGTCACTTTAGACGGCAAGGACCTGCTCCAGATGGAAATCAACGAGCGGGCTAACAGCGGACTGTTCATCAGCACCCAGTACCCTACGGAAATCCCCGGCGTAAACAACGTGGAATTCCTGAAGATGGCGCTAAACAGCAAGCGGGCCTTCTTGGGCCTGCCCGAAATCGGAGAAGCCGAATTCAAGAAACTCATCGACGAAAAGATGGAACTTCTGGAAATGGACGAACGCTACCGTGACCGTGGCGTAAACGAAGGCTACTCCGGCGGCGAAAAGAAACGCAACGAGATTCTGCAGATGGCCATCTTAGACCCGAAAGTATCCCTGCTGGACGAAACCGATTCCGGCCTGGACATCGATGCGCTGCGCATCGTGGCCGGCGGTATCAACCACATTATGGGCCCCGACAAGGCGGTGATTCTGGTGACCCACTACCAGAGGCTTCTGGACTACATCAAGCCCAACTTTGTCCACGTGCTCCGTCACGGGAAAATCATCTTGAGCGGTGGCCCGGAACTGGCCCTTGAACTGGAAGAAAAAGGTTACGACTGGATCGAGGAAAAGTAA
- the rsfS gene encoding ribosome silencing factor: MTTKKQELPESVKIGASILFELRAQNVQLIDLRGIKDVTDFFLVATCESEAQMQAILNELRKEFKANKLPSVGVEYKEGVRWAVFDAGLDLMVHLFEEEKRNEISLDRLYADGTIVELDENDFVKTNDKKADDNELV; the protein is encoded by the coding sequence ATGACAACTAAGAAGCAAGAACTTCCAGAGTCCGTGAAAATCGGTGCCAGCATTTTGTTTGAACTGCGCGCCCAGAACGTGCAGCTGATTGACCTGCGGGGCATCAAGGACGTGACCGACTTTTTCCTTGTAGCTACCTGCGAAAGTGAAGCCCAGATGCAGGCCATTTTGAACGAACTCCGCAAGGAATTCAAGGCGAACAAGCTTCCCTCCGTGGGCGTGGAATACAAGGAAGGCGTGCGCTGGGCCGTGTTCGATGCGGGCCTCGACCTGATGGTTCACCTGTTCGAAGAAGAAAAGCGTAACGAGATTTCCCTGGACCGTCTGTACGCCGACGGAACAATCGTGGAACTTGACGAAAATGACTTTGTAAAGACTAACGACAAGAAGGCCGACGACAATGAACTCGTTTGA
- the rfbD gene encoding dTDP-4-dehydrorhamnose reductase, producing MKVFVTGVAGQLGHDVMNELAKRGYDGVGSDIAPAYAGVQDGSPVTKMPYEPLDITNASAVEEVLSRVKPDVIVHCAAWTAVDLAEDEDKREKVFAINARGTENIAKVCKKVDAKMVYISTDYVFDGQGTEPWKPDCKDYKPLNVYGQSKLEGELAVSGLLEKYFIVRIAWVFGLNGKNFIKTMLNVGKTHDTVRVVNDQIGTPTYTYDLSRLLVDMIETEKYGYYHATNEGGFISWYDFTKEIYRQAGLSTVVNPVTTAEYGLSKAARPFNSRLDKSKLVEAGFKPLPTWQDALKRYLKEINCG from the coding sequence ATGAAAGTTTTTGTGACAGGTGTAGCAGGCCAGCTTGGCCACGACGTGATGAACGAATTGGCAAAGCGCGGTTACGATGGGGTAGGGAGCGACATTGCCCCGGCCTATGCCGGCGTGCAGGACGGTTCTCCTGTAACTAAAATGCCCTATGAACCGCTGGACATTACCAATGCGTCTGCGGTAGAAGAGGTGCTGAGCCGGGTAAAGCCCGACGTAATCGTTCATTGCGCCGCCTGGACTGCCGTAGACCTGGCCGAAGATGAGGACAAGCGGGAGAAGGTTTTTGCCATCAACGCCCGCGGTACAGAAAATATCGCCAAGGTCTGTAAGAAGGTTGATGCCAAGATGGTCTATATCAGCACGGACTACGTCTTTGACGGCCAGGGTACAGAACCCTGGAAGCCCGACTGCAAGGATTACAAGCCCCTGAATGTTTATGGCCAGTCCAAGCTGGAAGGGGAACTTGCGGTAAGCGGACTTCTGGAAAAATACTTCATTGTCCGTATCGCCTGGGTGTTCGGCCTCAACGGCAAGAATTTCATCAAGACCATGCTGAACGTGGGCAAGACCCACGACACCGTACGGGTGGTGAACGACCAGATCGGAACGCCTACCTACACCTACGACTTATCTCGCCTTCTGGTGGATATGATCGAGACTGAAAAGTACGGCTATTACCACGCTACCAACGAGGGCGGCTTTATCAGCTGGTACGATTTTACCAAGGAAATCTACCGCCAGGCCGGACTTTCCACGGTTGTAAATCCTGTGACCACGGCGGAATATGGCCTAAGCAAGGCGGCCCGCCCCTTCAATAGCCGTTTGGACAAGAGTAAACTGGTGGAAGCGGGTTTCAAACCGCTCCCTACTTGGCAAGACGCCCTTAAACGGTATCTTAAAGAAATAAATTGTGGCTAA
- the argS gene encoding arginine--tRNA ligase, which produces MNSFEQEIAEALAATGSFEKEAALKLISVPPDTTHGNFTIPCFSLAKVMRKAPKMIAEELAAQVKLPAGLSKVEAVNGYLNFFIDRGFLAKSTLEEIAARGLEYGHAAPNGKVVCIDFSSPNIGKELAFHHLRSTMIGNSLSRIYKAAGYKVERINHLGDWGTAFGKLIVMYLRENRPTDDATLNSLTVKELNILYAAFSKASKEEPGLEDEARAAFTKLEQGDEFYRKLWTAFRAATLKELMRIYDMMGVGFDHYTGESFFEDKIPAILDELREKNLMVKSQDLDVVMLDEFDLNPCLIRKSDGSTLYATRDLAAACYRKKEYNFDKCLYVVDLGQALHFKQVFHVLKKMGREWYKDMYHIPFGVILQLVDGKWEKGKTRTGTASLLRDVIEAAQKKILEFIDQKNPGLENKELIARQIGISALTFNDLKNSRLKDVRFDWDAVMSFEGDTGPYVQNAHVRLCSIMRKAGIERADLAAAIKDVNFAELTDDAAYSLINILSKKGKKILDAVAGDEPSVLAQYALEIAEAAHKFIHEDRVLGSAEEKSRLFLVQATQIVLENVLDLLGLFPIRQM; this is translated from the coding sequence ATGAACTCGTTTGAGCAAGAAATCGCAGAAGCGCTCGCCGCCACAGGATCCTTCGAGAAGGAAGCCGCACTCAAGCTTATCTCCGTGCCGCCTGATACTACGCACGGCAACTTTACCATCCCGTGTTTCTCGCTCGCGAAGGTGATGCGCAAGGCCCCGAAGATGATTGCCGAAGAGCTCGCCGCACAGGTGAAGCTCCCGGCAGGTCTCTCGAAAGTGGAAGCCGTAAACGGCTACCTGAACTTCTTCATTGACCGCGGATTCCTCGCGAAGTCCACTCTTGAAGAAATCGCCGCGAGGGGTTTGGAATATGGTCACGCCGCCCCGAATGGCAAGGTCGTGTGCATCGACTTCAGCTCCCCGAACATCGGCAAGGAACTCGCCTTCCACCACCTGCGCTCCACGATGATCGGGAACTCGCTTTCCCGAATCTACAAGGCCGCGGGCTACAAGGTGGAACGCATCAACCACCTGGGCGACTGGGGTACCGCCTTCGGCAAGCTCATCGTGATGTACCTGCGCGAAAACCGCCCGACGGATGACGCCACGCTCAATAGCCTGACTGTGAAGGAACTGAACATCCTTTACGCAGCCTTCTCCAAGGCGAGCAAAGAAGAACCCGGCCTCGAAGATGAAGCGCGCGCCGCATTCACCAAGCTGGAACAGGGTGACGAATTCTACCGCAAGCTCTGGACCGCCTTCCGCGCCGCAACGCTGAAGGAACTCATGCGCATCTACGACATGATGGGCGTGGGCTTTGACCACTACACCGGCGAATCCTTCTTCGAAGACAAGATTCCGGCCATTCTCGACGAACTCCGCGAAAAGAACCTGATGGTCAAGAGCCAGGATTTGGACGTGGTGATGCTGGACGAATTCGACCTGAACCCCTGCCTGATCCGCAAGAGCGACGGTTCTACGCTGTACGCGACCCGCGACCTCGCCGCCGCCTGCTACCGCAAGAAGGAATACAACTTCGACAAGTGCCTTTATGTGGTGGACCTGGGCCAGGCGCTCCACTTCAAGCAGGTGTTCCATGTGCTGAAGAAGATGGGCCGTGAATGGTACAAGGACATGTACCACATTCCGTTCGGCGTGATTCTGCAGCTGGTAGACGGCAAGTGGGAAAAGGGCAAGACCCGCACGGGTACTGCAAGCCTGCTGCGCGACGTCATCGAAGCCGCCCAGAAGAAGATTCTCGAATTCATCGACCAGAAGAATCCGGGACTCGAAAACAAGGAACTCATCGCCCGCCAGATTGGCATTTCTGCCCTTACCTTCAACGACCTGAAGAACAGCCGCCTGAAGGACGTGCGTTTCGATTGGGACGCCGTGATGAGCTTCGAAGGCGATACCGGTCCGTATGTGCAGAACGCCCACGTGCGCCTGTGCAGCATTATGCGCAAGGCAGGCATTGAACGTGCAGACCTGGCTGCCGCAATCAAGGACGTGAACTTCGCAGAACTTACCGACGATGCAGCCTACAGCCTCATCAATATTCTGTCAAAGAAGGGCAAGAAGATTCTGGATGCCGTGGCCGGTGACGAACCGAGCGTTCTCGCCCAGTACGCCCTGGAAATCGCGGAAGCTGCGCACAAGTTCATCCACGAAGACCGCGTGCTCGGGAGTGCCGAAGAGAAGTCCCGTCTGTTCCTGGTTCAGGCCACGCAGATTGTGCTGGAAAACGTGCTCGACCTGCTGGGACTTTTCCCGATTAGGCAGATGTAG
- the dnaG gene encoding DNA primase has product MPFYPNEVIQQLKSEADITAVIEQFLPLKRSGNGRYVGVCPFHDDHSPSMYVNPTLGIYKCFACGAGGDVFKFVQEHEKIDFNAAVKWVADFCSFELPSVGNPERAEITEERELVRKLNELACEWFEEQLTRSPKALQYLNSRHISEPTRKQFHIGYAPDGREGFVGYAAKKGFSPKECVKAGLAVEKENGGISDKFRDRLMIAIQNISGVVVAFGGRDLSGKSPAKYMNSPETILYHKSDILFGLNHSKNAIAKENAVIIVEGYFDLISLYQGGVQNVVAASGTALTENHASILSRYAKTAYLVFDGDAAGQKATLRSLEIVLPKGIGPKVFALSRPDGTKIDPDNFVNERGAEAFRNELKNAEDWLSYLSHMKDLSSIEARASFITYAKSLIKSIGNTELRNQYVKLLSERFDTSRSLNDVQQIHVKHKPTAEQEQAKEVLQEEAAMVQWNLIPPLEIRFANLLYRNPTLLDRACEFFDMNLAESGIQLLESSVVDEFVNTAIAHYAETGYFSPQTLYEILPRQGQLFMEGLPEETWTPPKEINEFYDTLMVLMLRFCDREKKNIQLDSAEGIQKRMDLYAFTQELQKLDASYKKGGIDINQFADRIISSKDRLIHVIH; this is encoded by the coding sequence ATGCCCTTTTACCCTAACGAAGTCATCCAACAGCTCAAATCCGAAGCCGACATCACGGCCGTCATTGAGCAGTTTTTGCCCCTGAAAAGGTCGGGCAACGGACGCTACGTTGGGGTGTGCCCCTTCCACGACGACCACTCCCCCTCCATGTACGTAAACCCCACCCTGGGCATCTACAAGTGCTTCGCCTGCGGTGCCGGCGGAGACGTGTTCAAGTTCGTGCAGGAACACGAAAAAATAGACTTCAACGCCGCCGTGAAATGGGTGGCGGATTTTTGCAGTTTTGAGTTACCCAGCGTGGGCAACCCCGAACGGGCCGAAATCACCGAAGAGCGGGAACTGGTCCGCAAATTGAACGAACTGGCCTGTGAGTGGTTCGAAGAACAGCTGACCCGCAGTCCAAAGGCTCTTCAATACCTGAACAGCCGCCATATTTCCGAACCAACCCGCAAGCAGTTCCACATCGGCTACGCTCCCGACGGCCGCGAAGGTTTCGTAGGCTACGCCGCCAAGAAAGGGTTCTCTCCCAAGGAATGCGTCAAGGCGGGCCTTGCCGTAGAAAAGGAGAACGGCGGTATTTCCGACAAGTTCCGGGACCGCCTGATGATTGCCATCCAGAACATTTCCGGCGTGGTGGTTGCCTTCGGAGGGCGCGACCTTTCCGGCAAGAGTCCGGCAAAATACATGAACAGCCCGGAAACTATCCTTTACCATAAAAGCGATATCCTTTTCGGGCTGAACCACAGCAAGAACGCCATCGCCAAAGAAAACGCGGTCATCATCGTAGAAGGTTATTTCGATCTGATAAGCCTTTACCAGGGCGGCGTGCAAAACGTGGTGGCGGCCTCCGGCACTGCCCTTACCGAGAACCACGCCAGCATCCTTTCCCGCTACGCAAAAACCGCCTATCTGGTCTTCGACGGCGACGCGGCTGGCCAAAAGGCCACCCTCCGCTCCCTGGAAATCGTGCTCCCCAAGGGAATCGGCCCGAAGGTATTCGCCCTTTCGAGACCCGACGGCACCAAGATCGACCCCGACAACTTCGTAAACGAGCGAGGCGCAGAGGCCTTCCGCAACGAACTGAAGAATGCCGAAGACTGGCTCAGCTACCTATCCCACATGAAGGACCTTTCCAGCATCGAGGCCCGGGCAAGCTTTATCACCTACGCCAAGTCCCTCATCAAGAGCATCGGGAACACAGAACTTCGGAACCAGTACGTAAAGCTCCTTTCGGAGCGTTTCGACACCAGCAGGTCCTTAAACGACGTCCAGCAAATCCACGTGAAGCACAAACCGACTGCCGAACAGGAACAAGCGAAAGAAGTCCTTCAAGAAGAAGCGGCCATGGTCCAGTGGAACCTGATTCCGCCCCTGGAAATCCGGTTTGCAAACCTACTGTACCGAAACCCTACGTTGCTGGACAGAGCATGCGAATTTTTCGACATGAACCTGGCCGAAAGCGGCATCCAGCTTTTGGAATCTTCCGTCGTAGACGAATTCGTGAACACCGCCATCGCCCACTACGCCGAAACGGGTTACTTTTCGCCCCAAACGCTTTACGAAATCCTGCCAAGGCAGGGCCAGCTCTTTATGGAAGGCCTGCCCGAAGAAACCTGGACACCGCCCAAGGAAATCAACGAGTTCTACGACACCCTCATGGTGCTCATGTTGCGTTTTTGCGACAGGGAAAAAAAGAACATCCAGCTGGACAGTGCCGAAGGAATCCAGAAACGCATGGACCTCTATGCGTTCACGCAGGAATTGCAGAAACTGGACGCCTCCTACAAGAAAGGCGGCATCGACATCAACCAATTTGCAGACAGAATTATCAGCAGCAAGGATAGGCTCATCCATGTTATCCATTAA
- a CDS encoding U32 family peptidase C-terminal domain-containing protein yields the protein MEKPELLAPAGDLTRMKYALAYGADAVYAGQPAFSLRARENGFKNLDDLAEGVAYVHGQGKKFYLTSNVIPRNTKVEPFQKALLAALELKPDALIVADPGFVGWLRKVSPQTEVHLSVQANTTNYLTASFWKDLGVRRIILSRELRLSEILEIKERVPDLELEVFVHGAVCMAMSGRCMLSNWVTRRDANQGACDNSCRMPYRLYANEGPQCEGYKEHEGEFFLQRTDRPELQPVALDEDTWGTYFMSSRDLCALDVVPELVRAGLDSFKIEGRTRSVYYLSQVVRAYRMAIDASVNALESNGSSSADLKDARHALDFVDGRGFMPGFLKGPLPQNYESTHVDAPSGCVCAQILDYDAQSRSFRVNVKNQFSMDDSLEFMTPEGMSLCKISSLKNFRGEDADRLNPGTEGRVFVQDSGDFSLKNVKFGFFVKRTCPNSGTNT from the coding sequence ATGGAAAAGCCTGAATTGCTTGCACCGGCGGGGGATTTGACCCGCATGAAATACGCCTTGGCCTATGGGGCCGATGCGGTGTACGCAGGCCAGCCCGCTTTTTCCTTGCGGGCCCGGGAGAACGGTTTCAAGAATCTGGACGACCTGGCAGAGGGGGTTGCCTACGTTCACGGCCAGGGAAAAAAGTTCTACTTGACCAGTAACGTGATTCCCCGGAACACCAAGGTGGAACCATTCCAGAAAGCCTTGCTTGCCGCACTGGAATTGAAACCGGACGCTTTGATTGTGGCAGATCCCGGTTTCGTAGGCTGGCTTCGCAAAGTTTCTCCTCAGACCGAAGTTCATTTGTCTGTGCAGGCCAACACCACCAACTATTTGACTGCCTCATTCTGGAAAGACCTGGGGGTTCGCCGCATTATCTTGAGTCGTGAACTTCGGTTGTCTGAAATCCTGGAAATCAAGGAACGGGTTCCTGACCTGGAACTGGAAGTCTTTGTCCATGGGGCGGTGTGCATGGCCATGTCGGGCCGTTGCATGCTTTCGAACTGGGTGACTAGGCGTGATGCCAACCAGGGCGCTTGCGATAACAGCTGCCGCATGCCTTACCGGCTCTACGCCAACGAAGGCCCGCAGTGCGAAGGCTACAAGGAACACGAGGGAGAATTTTTCTTACAGCGGACCGATCGGCCAGAACTCCAGCCGGTGGCCCTGGACGAAGACACCTGGGGAACCTACTTCATGAGCAGTCGGGACCTGTGCGCCCTGGATGTTGTGCCCGAGCTTGTTCGCGCGGGTCTGGATTCCTTCAAGATAGAGGGCCGCACCCGTTCGGTCTATTATTTGAGCCAGGTGGTCCGTGCCTACCGCATGGCCATCGATGCTTCCGTTAATGCTCTGGAATCGAACGGTTCTTCGTCTGCAGATTTGAAGGATGCCCGCCATGCACTGGATTTTGTGGATGGTCGCGGGTTCATGCCTGGATTTTTGAAGGGTCCCTTGCCCCAGAACTACGAGTCCACCCACGTGGATGCCCCGTCGGGTTGTGTCTGTGCCCAGATTTTGGACTACGACGCCCAGAGCCGTTCTTTCCGCGTGAATGTGAAGAATCAGTTTTCTATGGACGACTCCTTGGAGTTTATGACTCCCGAAGGAATGTCCCTTTGTAAAATCTCGTCGTTGAAGAATTTCAGGGGCGAAGACGCCGACCGGCTGAATCCCGGCACAGAAGGAAGGGTCTTTGTACAAGATAGTGGGGACTTTTCTCTGAAAAATGTAAAATTTGGCTTTTTTGTTAAGCGGACGTGCCCAAATTCCGGTACAAATACATAA
- a CDS encoding aspartate 1-decarboxylase gives MQLELLKSKIHRATVTDANLNYEGSITIARDLMDAANILPFEKVGVLDVNNGNRLDTYVIEGPAGSGVICLNGAAARLVQPGDLVIIVAYATMSEDEAKTWKPTVIHVNAKNEIV, from the coding sequence ATGCAGCTGGAATTACTCAAAAGCAAAATTCATCGCGCAACCGTGACCGACGCTAACCTCAACTACGAGGGGTCGATTACCATTGCCCGCGATTTGATGGATGCCGCAAACATCCTCCCCTTCGAAAAGGTGGGCGTGCTTGACGTGAACAACGGCAACCGCCTTGACACCTACGTCATCGAAGGTCCTGCCGGTTCTGGCGTCATCTGCTTAAATGGAGCTGCAGCCCGCTTGGTCCAGCCCGGTGACTTGGTAATTATCGTTGCCTACGCCACTATGAGCGAAGACGAAGCCAAGACGTGGAAGCCGACCGTGATCCACGTGAACGCCAAGAACGAAATCGTGTAG
- a CDS encoding MATE family efflux transporter yields MTGKQVKDRSLISLSWPLILTFAVGIFQPMMDSWFLSRTSETAAAGVGALMPIIATIFTALHAFSQAGASITSQYIGARQSSHARTTQTLVLVGSFLLGISITLLVFPLSGTIVSLMGLTDDTALYANQFLSVVAFGFAFRALQATLIALIATHGLTIWNLISNVLTIVSNAVLNYIFLEGLFGLPKMGVYGVALATGISWGLASFMLWLVLRFKIRHKTNKRDLVRSRIILPDWIRIGLPAAAEPISFQLFQVFITAMVVYVGTTAITARVFAGNFSAVSCILGIGLGSGNQILVAHLVGAHEYDRASEKIKRTFIIGSISGLIFSIAVALCGEHLIGIFSKDPEVIRLGCICLWCDVALQPFKAVNFIITSSLRAIGDSKFPAIVGSAMMWTLGVGTALFLAFGLKLGLAGLWLGMASDEFYRSIANFWRWKSGRWRTKAVV; encoded by the coding sequence ATGACTGGAAAACAAGTCAAGGACCGTTCCCTTATCAGTCTTTCTTGGCCCCTTATCCTGACCTTTGCCGTCGGGATTTTCCAGCCCATGATGGACAGCTGGTTCCTTTCCCGCACCTCGGAAACGGCAGCCGCCGGCGTAGGCGCGTTAATGCCCATCATCGCCACCATCTTTACCGCCCTCCACGCGTTTTCCCAGGCAGGCGCAAGCATTACCTCCCAGTACATCGGGGCAAGGCAAAGTAGCCACGCCAGGACTACACAGACCCTGGTACTTGTGGGCAGCTTTTTGCTCGGCATTTCCATTACTCTCCTGGTGTTTCCCCTTTCGGGCACCATCGTCTCCCTGATGGGCCTTACCGACGACACGGCCCTATATGCGAACCAATTCCTTTCCGTAGTGGCCTTCGGCTTTGCCTTCCGGGCCCTGCAGGCCACCCTCATTGCCTTAATCGCCACCCACGGCCTTACTATCTGGAACCTGATCAGCAACGTGCTTACCATTGTGAGCAACGCCGTACTGAACTACATCTTCTTGGAAGGTCTTTTTGGCCTCCCAAAAATGGGCGTTTACGGCGTGGCCCTGGCCACAGGCATTTCTTGGGGACTGGCTTCGTTCATGCTCTGGCTGGTATTGCGTTTCAAAATTCGCCATAAAACAAACAAGCGGGACCTTGTTCGTTCCAGGATTATCTTGCCCGACTGGATTCGTATCGGGCTTCCCGCAGCCGCAGAACCCATCAGTTTCCAGCTGTTTCAGGTGTTCATTACCGCCATGGTGGTCTATGTTGGCACCACCGCCATAACGGCCCGCGTATTTGCCGGAAACTTTTCAGCAGTGTCTTGCATTTTGGGAATCGGTTTGGGCAGCGGAAACCAGATTCTCGTAGCCCACCTGGTGGGCGCTCACGAATACGACCGGGCCTCTGAAAAAATAAAACGCACATTTATCATCGGAAGCATTAGCGGGCTTATTTTCTCCATTGCGGTGGCCCTCTGTGGCGAGCATCTTATCGGCATTTTCTCCAAGGATCCCGAAGTGATTCGTCTGGGCTGCATCTGCCTCTGGTGCGATGTAGCGCTGCAGCCGTTTAAAGCCGTCAACTTCATTATCACCTCATCTCTCCGCGCCATCGGAGATTCCAAGTTTCCCGCTATCGTCGGAAGCGCCATGATGTGGACTCTGGGCGTGGGCACCGCACTGTTCCTCGCCTTTGGGCTGAAACTTGGACTGGCGGGGCTCTGGCTCGGCATGGCCAGCGACGAGTTCTACCGTTCCATCGCCAACTTCTGGCGCTGGAAAAGCGGCCGCTGGAGAACCAAGGCCGTGGTATAA